ATATGCTTGGCTGTAATTATTGTGATCAAAGTGTCACAGTAATACCAAAATGATTAGGTTCTTAAACTTTGACAGTAAGGAGAAAATAGATCTAATAATCATCTCCGAAGCACTCGGTGCCCAGGTGTTCGGCAGATTCCAGCTCTACGCTGGATAGAAAGCGCCTCATGCACTTCTTGCAGTTGTAATCCAGGGTAGTGGTATAAATAACCTTTGTGTGCTTGGGATAAACAATGGTGGTGCTCTTGAATCTCTGAGGTTTGTTCTTGGGTTCTAAATGAACTTCTGCTCTGTAATTGCGCCATGTACAGTTGGGTACACAGATCACAGATTGGCTGCAGGAGGAGAGGCCTAATCCCATTGGCATGTAGATGTTGTCAATAAAATGCTTCTCAGAATCATATTTAACTGATGAGGTGTAcctgcagaaaaaaacagcagaaaagaaATGTGTTACTGAGGATCACAGAATGAGTTTCTATTTGAATTAACGATAAAGGTAAAAGTAAGAGAAGGAAGTTGAAAGGAGGAGGATGGGTTATATGCATTTGTCCAAATAAATTAACATGAGGAATGAGAATTGTGTGAAATTAACTGCAGACCTTCTATAAGTTTGACTGTATATTTAAAGACTAGTTTAGAGTATCTAGGCTCAAACTAGCAAACTGGATTTATGCAGAGACAGGGACCTGTACAGGTAGATATAAAACTTTATTCCAGGTTACATTGGGCATGTATCCTGCCTATCAAGACTTGTGGCTTTTTATTCACATGGAGAACTGGAGACTtaaaagagtatggcacacaggcagagtagggcaggcagagtgcaggcagagtatgacacacacaggcagtatagggcaggtagagtttggcaaacaggcagagtagggcctacagagaatggcacacacagccagagtAGGTCAGCAGGCagagtgcaggcagagtatgacacacacaggcagtatagggcaggtagagtttggcaaacaggcagagtagggcctacagagaatggcacacacagccagagtAGGGCagcaaaatatggcacacagaggcagcatagtgcaggcacattatggcacacaggcagagtagggcaagcagcaTATGGGACAcaaggagcatagggcaggcagagcatggcacacacaggcagcgtagggcaagcAGGCAACACCTGTGAACAAGGTGTCAAATTCATCTAACCATTAATTAACGCTGCTCTGGTTTATTTCGAATACTGTGGTAACTCAGAAGATACAGCAGTCATGGTCCTAAAATGACCCTTGTAGTTGAACTTGTTCTCCACTGCCCTAGCTACACCATGCTACATCTC
This sequence is a window from Xenopus tropicalis strain Nigerian chromosome 2, UCB_Xtro_10.0, whole genome shotgun sequence. Protein-coding genes within it:
- the rflnb gene encoding filamin-interacting protein FAM101B, with protein sequence MVGRLNLQDVPDLLDMKKKGERVLDSPDSGLPPSPCPSNWHLSAGTAEKSPEQDISGQNAPANLALSLSLSSSFTPRLCPLSFGEGVEFDPLPPKEIRYTSSVKYDSEKHFIDNIYMPMGLGLSSCSQSVICVPNCTWRNYRAEVHLEPKNKPQRFKSTTIVYPKHTKVIYTTTLDYNCKKCMRRFLSSVELESAEHLGTECFGDDY